In Streptococcus parasuis, the following proteins share a genomic window:
- the pstB gene encoding phosphate ABC transporter ATP-binding protein PstB, translated as MADYNWNERHIITFPEEKIALSTKDVHVYYGKNEAIKGIDMQFEKNKITALIGPSGCGKSTYLRSLNRMNDTIDIAKVTGQILYEGIDINKPNMNVYEIRKHIGMVFQRPNPFAKSIYRNITFAHERAGVKDKKVLDEIVETSLKQAALWDQVKDDLHKSAFTLSGGQQQRLCIARAISVKPQILLMDEPASALDPIATMQLEETMFELKKNYTIIIVTHNMQQAARASDYTAFFYLGDLIEYDKTANVFQNAKLKSTSDYVSGHFG; from the coding sequence ATGGCAGATTACAACTGGAATGAACGCCATATCATTACATTTCCAGAGGAAAAAATAGCCCTTTCAACAAAAGATGTTCATGTTTACTATGGTAAAAATGAAGCAATCAAGGGGATTGATATGCAGTTCGAGAAAAATAAAATCACAGCTTTGATTGGACCATCGGGTTGTGGGAAATCAACTTATCTTCGCAGTTTGAATCGAATGAATGATACGATTGATATTGCAAAAGTAACTGGTCAAATCCTTTATGAGGGAATTGATATCAATAAACCAAATATGAATGTCTACGAGATTCGTAAGCATATTGGAATGGTTTTCCAACGTCCAAATCCTTTTGCGAAATCCATTTATCGTAATATCACTTTTGCACATGAGCGTGCAGGTGTAAAAGATAAGAAAGTTTTGGATGAAATTGTTGAGACATCATTGAAACAAGCTGCACTTTGGGATCAGGTAAAAGATGATTTGCATAAGTCAGCCTTCACCTTATCAGGTGGTCAACAACAACGTTTGTGTATTGCCCGAGCTATCTCAGTGAAACCTCAAATTTTGCTCATGGATGAACCGGCGTCAGCACTTGATCCGATAGCGACAATGCAATTGGAAGAAACCATGTTCGAGTTGAAGAAGAATTATACCATTATTATCGTGACACACAACATGCAACAAGCAGCACGTGCGAGTGATTATACAGCGTTCTTCTATTTAGGCGATTTAATTGAGTATGATAAGACGGCAAATGTCTTCCAAAATGCGAAACTTAAATCTACTAGCGACTATGTTTCAGGTCATTTCGGATAG
- a CDS encoding ISL3 family transposase, with protein sequence MEQLNLITNFLRIKDKNITITDEYDMGTHLELHGYLDYMAPKCPKCKGQMAKYDYQKASKIPYLETAGYPLLIRLKKRRFKCKECGKMAVAETPLVKKNHQISVAVNQKIAQLLIENQAMTHIAHRLAISTSSVMRKLNEFKFETDWNTLPEVMSWDEYAFKKGKMSFIAQDFNSLNVIAILDGRTQATIRNHFLRYPRKVRNQVKVITMDMFSPYYQLAKQLFPNAKIVLDRFHIVQHLSRAMNRVRIQIMNQFDRTSQEYRVLKRYWKLIQQDSRKLSDKRFYRPMFRMHLTNKEILEKLLSFSKELRQHYELYQLLLFHFQEKNSDHFFDLIEQEVATVNLIFQTVFKTFLKDKDKVLNAMELPYSNAKLEATNNLIKVIKRNAFGFRNFENFKKRILIALNIKKERTKFVLSRC encoded by the coding sequence ATGGAACAACTAAATCTTATCACAAATTTTCTCAGAATTAAAGACAAAAATATCACTATCACTGATGAATATGATATGGGAACTCACTTAGAACTCCACGGTTACTTGGATTACATGGCTCCTAAATGCCCAAAATGCAAGGGACAAATGGCTAAGTACGACTACCAGAAAGCATCAAAAATTCCCTACCTAGAAACCGCTGGTTATCCACTCCTTATCCGCCTTAAAAAGCGTCGTTTCAAGTGTAAAGAATGTGGGAAAATGGCGGTCGCTGAAACTCCTCTTGTTAAGAAAAACCATCAAATATCTGTCGCTGTTAACCAGAAAATTGCCCAATTACTCATCGAAAATCAAGCAATGACACATATCGCACACAGGCTAGCTATCTCAACATCATCAGTTATGAGAAAGCTCAATGAGTTCAAGTTTGAAACGGATTGGAATACCCTACCTGAGGTGATGAGTTGGGACGAGTATGCCTTCAAGAAGGGGAAAATGAGCTTCATCGCTCAAGATTTCAACTCCCTAAATGTCATCGCCATTCTCGACGGAAGAACTCAAGCAACCATCCGAAACCACTTTCTACGCTATCCTAGAAAGGTTAGAAATCAGGTCAAAGTGATTACCATGGATATGTTTAGTCCCTATTATCAACTTGCTAAACAGCTTTTTCCGAATGCAAAAATCGTACTAGACCGCTTTCATATTGTTCAACACCTTAGCCGGGCTATGAACCGTGTCCGTATTCAAATTATGAATCAATTCGACAGAACATCGCAGGAATACCGAGTCTTGAAACGCTACTGGAAATTGATACAACAAGATAGCCGTAAACTCAGCGATAAACGATTTTATCGCCCTATGTTTCGAATGCATTTGACTAACAAGGAAATCCTAGAAAAACTCCTGTCTTTCTCCAAGGAACTACGACAGCACTATGAACTCTATCAATTGCTCTTATTCCATTTCCAAGAGAAGAACTCAGACCATTTCTTTGACCTCATCGAACAGGAAGTAGCCACTGTTAATCTTATTTTTCAGACGGTATTTAAGACATTTCTAAAGGATAAAGACAAGGTTTTAAACGCCATGGAATTGCCTTATTCCAACGCCAAACTGGAAGCTACCAATAATCTCATCAAAGTCATTAAAAGAAATGCCTTTGGTTTCAGGAACTTTGAAAATTTTAAAAAACGGATTTTGATTGCTTTGAACATAAAGAAAGAGAGAACGAAGTTCGTCCTCTCTAGGTGTTAG
- a CDS encoding LTA synthase family protein, whose translation MKKLIDIIKKNYQTRIGFIVLLLLSYWTKSLWAYFVDFHLDLSSLLQYSIAIFNPIPLALLLLGLALYIKNTKLFYGIAITIYLILFLWLFSNVVYYREFADYISVSTMMATSSVSTGLGETALELFNLWDLVYFADFIIIAIVLRKKPYKLNPKPFSKRASFAVSSLAILLFSVNLFSAEIDRPELLTRGFSNTYIVRALGLPAFFTYNAHQTYTTEKDRSDATAEDLVPVEAYVQEHYASPNSDYFGIAKGRNVIYLHLESLQQFVIDYKLNVDGVEYEVTPFLNSLYHSQSTLAFSNFFNQVKAGKTSDAETMIETSLFGLNQGSFMVQYGGSNTQQAAPYILSQNGGYTSAVFHGNSASFWNRNNTYKQWGYNYFFDQSYFSEATAENSFQYGLNDKIMFADSIQYLEHMQQPFYAKFITVSNHYPYTSSLIGDEIGFPLADTPDETINGYFATANYLDASIKAFFDYLKATGLYENSIIVLYGDHYGISNSRNPDLAPLIGKDSQTWSDFDNAMMQRVPYMIVVPGMTNGGIIDTFGGEIDALPTLEHLLGIEANNYLQVGQDMLSSEHSQVVALRTAGNFITPKYTSYGGKIYYTETGVEITNPDEVTQKEIDDIKASAAAQLSASDAIQTGDLIRFYDNGLTALDASQYNYIDSLATELALEKELGTKSTSLYSKNNNQSTVDLFKAPSYLELNSSSSSSDASSSSTTTSTSSSTKTSSSE comes from the coding sequence GTGAAAAAACTAATTGACATCATAAAAAAGAACTATCAGACTCGTATTGGATTCATAGTTTTACTATTATTAAGTTATTGGACAAAATCCCTTTGGGCTTATTTTGTTGATTTTCATTTAGATTTATCTAGTTTATTGCAATATTCAATTGCTATTTTTAATCCAATTCCGCTAGCCCTTCTTTTACTCGGACTAGCACTTTATATAAAAAATACTAAGCTATTTTATGGAATTGCCATAACCATCTATCTTATTTTGTTCCTATGGCTTTTCTCAAATGTCGTCTATTATAGAGAATTTGCTGATTACATTTCAGTTTCTACAATGATGGCAACATCGAGTGTTTCCACTGGTCTTGGTGAAACAGCACTCGAGCTATTCAACTTATGGGATTTAGTATATTTTGCGGATTTTATTATCATTGCAATAGTATTAAGAAAAAAACCATACAAACTAAACCCTAAACCTTTCTCAAAAAGAGCTAGTTTTGCAGTTTCTTCTTTAGCAATCTTATTATTTTCAGTAAACCTTTTTTCTGCTGAGATTGACCGCCCAGAATTACTAACTCGTGGATTTTCAAATACGTATATTGTACGGGCTTTAGGATTACCTGCATTCTTTACTTATAATGCACATCAGACTTACACTACGGAAAAGGATCGTTCTGATGCGACAGCAGAGGACCTTGTTCCTGTAGAAGCGTACGTTCAAGAACATTACGCCTCACCCAATAGTGACTATTTTGGTATCGCCAAAGGACGGAATGTCATTTATCTCCACTTAGAAAGTTTGCAACAATTTGTAATTGATTATAAACTGAATGTTGATGGCGTTGAATATGAAGTAACACCATTTCTCAACTCTCTCTACCATTCACAGTCTACTTTGGCCTTTTCAAATTTCTTTAATCAAGTTAAAGCAGGAAAGACTTCTGATGCTGAAACTATGATTGAGACATCTCTTTTTGGTCTCAATCAAGGCTCATTCATGGTTCAATATGGAGGAAGCAATACACAGCAGGCTGCGCCTTATATCCTTTCTCAGAATGGAGGCTATACTTCCGCTGTTTTCCACGGTAATTCAGCCAGCTTCTGGAACCGAAACAATACCTATAAACAATGGGGTTACAATTACTTCTTTGACCAATCCTATTTCTCTGAGGCGACTGCTGAAAACTCATTCCAGTATGGTTTGAATGATAAAATCATGTTTGCAGATTCAATTCAGTATCTTGAACATATGCAACAACCTTTTTATGCTAAATTCATCACGGTGTCAAACCACTATCCCTACACTTCCAGTCTAATTGGCGATGAAATTGGCTTCCCTTTGGCAGATACACCTGATGAAACTATCAACGGTTACTTTGCTACAGCCAACTATTTAGATGCCTCAATTAAGGCATTCTTTGACTATTTGAAAGCTACTGGTTTGTATGAAAATTCAATCATTGTCCTATATGGTGACCACTATGGGATTTCAAATTCCCGCAACCCTGACTTAGCTCCATTAATCGGAAAAGATTCTCAAACTTGGTCAGATTTTGACAATGCAATGATGCAACGAGTTCCATATATGATTGTAGTACCTGGAATGACAAATGGCGGAATTATCGATACTTTTGGTGGTGAAATAGATGCCTTACCGACTCTCGAACACCTCTTAGGAATTGAAGCAAACAATTATCTTCAAGTTGGACAAGATATGCTCTCTAGCGAACACAGTCAAGTCGTTGCCCTCAGAACCGCAGGAAACTTTATCACACCAAAATATACCAGTTATGGCGGAAAAATATACTATACTGAAACTGGAGTTGAAATAACCAATCCAGATGAAGTTACTCAAAAAGAAATTGATGATATAAAAGCCTCTGCAGCGGCGCAATTATCTGCCAGTGACGCCATTCAAACTGGGGATCTTATCCGATTCTATGACAATGGTTTAACTGCCTTAGATGCAAGTCAATACAATTACATAGATTCACTCGCAACTGAATTAGCTTTAGAAAAAGAACTTGGAACCAAATCAACAAGCTTATATAGCAAAAACAATAATCAATCAACTGTTGACCTCTTTAAAGCACCAAGTTATCTGGAATTAAACAGTAGTTCATCATCCAGTGATGCCTCGAGCTCAAGCACTACTACTTCCACAAGTTCCTCAACAAAGACTAGCTCTAGTGAATAA
- the phoU gene encoding phosphate signaling complex protein PhoU gives MLRAQFEVELGKLHNQFYAMGNEVLGQINNTVRAFTTHDRELAKEVIEADKKINEFEVKLEKKSLEIIALQQPVSTDLRRVITVLKATSDLERMGDHAVSIAKAAIRMKGEVRIPIVEEEIKNMGKEVRRLVESSLDLYLNSGDIETAYEIAASDEIINEYYSKIQELTTEEIKKNPDSLIAGRDYFQVLTYLERIGDYAKNICEWVVYLRTGDITEL, from the coding sequence ATGCTAAGAGCACAATTTGAAGTAGAACTAGGCAAGCTTCACAATCAATTTTATGCTATGGGTAATGAAGTATTAGGACAGATTAACAATACTGTTCGTGCATTCACGACTCATGACCGCGAATTAGCGAAGGAAGTAATTGAAGCAGACAAAAAAATTAATGAGTTTGAAGTAAAACTCGAGAAAAAATCTCTTGAGATTATTGCGCTTCAACAACCTGTTTCAACTGACCTACGTCGAGTGATTACAGTCTTAAAAGCAACCAGTGATTTAGAAAGAATGGGCGATCATGCTGTTTCAATTGCAAAAGCAGCCATTCGCATGAAAGGTGAAGTTCGTATTCCTATAGTCGAGGAAGAAATTAAGAATATGGGCAAAGAAGTCCGTCGTTTAGTTGAGTCCTCACTCGATTTGTATTTAAATTCTGGCGATATTGAAACTGCGTACGAAATTGCGGCCAGTGACGAAATTATCAATGAATATTATTCTAAAATTCAAGAATTGACAACTGAAGAGATTAAAAAGAATCCAGATTCACTTATTGCAGGTAGAGATTACTTCCAAGTGTTAACTTATTTGGAACGTATCGGTGACTATGCGAAAAACATTTGTGAATGGGTTGTGTATCTTCGTACTGGTGATATCACTGAGTTGTAA
- the rpmI gene encoding 50S ribosomal protein L35 codes for MPKQKTHRASAKRFKRTGSGGLKRFRAYTSHRFHGKTKKQRRHLRKAGLVHAGDFKRIKSMLTGLK; via the coding sequence ATGCCAAAACAAAAAACTCACCGCGCATCAGCTAAACGTTTTAAACGTACAGGTTCTGGTGGATTGAAACGCTTCCGCGCTTATACTTCACACCGCTTCCACGGTAAAACTAAAAAACAACGTCGTCACCTTCGTAAAGCAGGTTTGGTGCATGCTGGTGACTTTAAGCGTATCAAATCAATGCTTACTGGTTTGAAATAA
- the rplT gene encoding 50S ribosomal protein L20, producing MARVKGGVVSRKRRKRILKLAKGYYGAKHLLFRTAKEQVMNSYYYAYRDRRQKKRDFRKLWITRINAAARMNGLSYSQLMHGLKLAEIEVNRKMLADLAVNDAAAFTALADAAKAKLAK from the coding sequence ATGGCACGTGTTAAAGGTGGCGTTGTTTCTCGTAAACGCCGTAAACGTATTTTAAAATTAGCTAAAGGTTACTATGGAGCTAAACATCTCTTGTTCCGCACTGCGAAAGAACAAGTTATGAACTCTTACTACTATGCATACCGTGACCGCCGTCAGAAAAAACGTGATTTCCGTAAATTGTGGATCACTCGTATCAATGCGGCTGCTCGTATGAATGGTTTGTCTTACTCACAATTGATGCACGGTTTGAAATTGGCTGAAATTGAAGTAAACCGTAAAATGCTTGCTGATTTAGCAGTAAACGATGCAGCAGCTTTCACAGCTCTTGCAGATGCTGCTAAAGCAAAACTTGCTAAATAA
- the cmk gene encoding (d)CMP kinase, with protein MKSIQIAIDGPASSGKSTVAKIIAKQLGYTYLDTGAMYRSATFLALKNGIEVSNQEKIVQLLESNPIRFGRDENGEQLVFVGECDVTLPIRDNQVTNNVSAVAALPLVREKLVHLQQEIAQAGGIVMDGRDIGTVVLPQAELKIFLIASVEERALRRFKENTERGIETDLETLKEEIAARDFKDSNRAVSPLKAADDAITFDTTGVSIEGVVKFISEKAKEILDK; from the coding sequence ATGAAATCAATTCAAATCGCTATTGATGGTCCTGCTTCGAGCGGGAAATCAACAGTAGCTAAAATTATTGCAAAACAATTAGGATATACCTATTTAGACACTGGGGCCATGTATCGTTCAGCTACATTTCTAGCGTTGAAGAATGGTATAGAGGTGTCAAATCAAGAGAAAATCGTTCAGTTGCTTGAATCCAATCCAATTCGATTTGGCAGGGATGAGAATGGAGAGCAACTTGTATTTGTTGGTGAATGTGACGTCACGTTACCTATACGTGATAACCAAGTGACTAATAATGTTTCGGCAGTAGCGGCACTTCCTTTGGTAAGGGAAAAATTGGTCCATTTACAACAGGAAATTGCACAAGCTGGCGGTATCGTCATGGATGGTCGTGATATTGGCACTGTGGTACTTCCTCAAGCGGAGTTAAAAATCTTTCTCATTGCATCGGTTGAGGAACGGGCTTTACGTCGTTTTAAGGAAAATACGGAACGTGGTATCGAAACTGATTTGGAAACCTTAAAGGAGGAGATTGCAGCTCGTGATTTTAAGGATTCAAACCGAGCAGTTTCGCCATTAAAAGCAGCAGATGATGCAATCACTTTTGATACGACCGGAGTGTCCATTGAAGGTGTTGTGAAATTTATTTCAGAAAAAGCGAAAGAAATTCTTGACAAGTAG
- the infC gene encoding translation initiation factor IF-3 → MFINDEIRVREVRLIGLEGEQLGIKPLNEAQAIADNSNVDLVLIQPQAKPPVAKIMDYGKFKFEYQKKQKEQRKKQSVVTVKEVRLSPVIDKGDFETKLRNARKFLEKGNKVKVSIRFKGRMITHKEVGAKVLAEFAEATQDIAIIEQRAKMDGRQMFMQLAPASEKK, encoded by the coding sequence TTGTTCATCAATGATGAAATTCGAGTGCGTGAAGTTCGTCTTATCGGTCTTGAGGGTGAACAGTTGGGAATCAAACCGCTCAATGAGGCTCAGGCCATTGCTGATAATTCAAATGTGGATTTAGTATTGATTCAACCACAAGCTAAACCGCCAGTAGCTAAAATCATGGACTACGGTAAGTTTAAGTTTGAATATCAGAAAAAACAGAAAGAACAACGCAAGAAACAAAGTGTTGTTACTGTAAAAGAAGTACGTCTAAGTCCAGTAATTGATAAAGGGGATTTTGAGACAAAACTTCGTAATGCCCGTAAATTCCTTGAAAAAGGAAATAAAGTCAAGGTTTCGATCCGTTTTAAGGGTCGTATGATTACCCACAAAGAAGTTGGAGCGAAAGTATTAGCTGAGTTCGCCGAAGCAACCCAAGATATTGCGATTATTGAACAACGTGCTAAGATGGACGGTCGTCAAATGTTTATGCAATTGGCCCCAGCTTCAGAAAAAAAATAA
- the pstB gene encoding phosphate ABC transporter ATP-binding protein PstB, whose product MTSPILQVKDLSVYYNKKKALNSVSIDFYPNEITALIGPSGSGKSTLLRSINRMGDLNPEVTLTGAIDYNGKNIYSPRTDTVDLRKEIGMVFQQPNPFPMSIYENVVYGLRINGIKDKHVLDEAVEKSLIGASIWDEVKDRLHDSALGLSGGQQQRVCVARVLATSPKIILLDEPTSALDPISAGKIEDTLYGLKERYTMILVTRSMQQASRISDRTGFFLDGDLIEYNDTKEMFLNPIHKETEDYITGKFG is encoded by the coding sequence ATGACATCCCCTATTTTACAAGTAAAAGATTTGTCTGTTTACTATAATAAGAAAAAGGCCTTAAATAGTGTTTCAATTGATTTCTATCCAAATGAAATTACTGCCTTGATTGGTCCTTCAGGTTCTGGGAAGTCCACTCTATTGCGATCTATTAATCGCATGGGAGACTTGAATCCTGAAGTGACTCTGACGGGTGCGATTGATTATAATGGGAAAAACATTTATAGTCCACGTACAGATACTGTAGATTTGCGTAAGGAAATTGGAATGGTTTTCCAACAGCCAAACCCATTTCCAATGTCAATTTATGAGAACGTTGTCTATGGTCTTAGAATCAATGGTATTAAAGACAAGCATGTTTTAGACGAAGCTGTTGAAAAATCCTTGATTGGTGCATCCATTTGGGATGAGGTAAAGGATCGTCTCCATGATTCAGCATTAGGTCTTTCAGGTGGTCAGCAGCAGCGTGTATGTGTTGCTCGTGTATTGGCAACTAGTCCCAAAATCATTTTGTTAGACGAACCGACTTCAGCCTTAGACCCTATTTCAGCAGGTAAGATTGAAGATACACTTTACGGATTGAAAGAACGGTATACAATGATTTTAGTGACGCGTTCTATGCAACAAGCTTCACGTATTTCAGATCGTACAGGCTTCTTCTTAGATGGCGACTTAATTGAATACAATGACACCAAAGAAATGTTCCTAAATCCTATTCACAAAGAGACTGAAGATTATATCACAGGTAAATTTGGATAA
- a CDS encoding SAG1386/EF1546 family surface-associated protein, translating to MSKEPWNEEVYTSRSASRKDRIKNGVASTRIFTVLAIIFFIIMLVVLVIAIYLSTGGSTTNSNQEFYNASNASSAVSSSSTTSEESTTSESTTDSSTETTTSSEAGDGSTITVEAGEGIGSIAARAGISISELERLNPDKMVGPGGTWWANPGDIVRIR from the coding sequence ATGTCAAAAGAACCATGGAATGAAGAAGTTTATACCTCACGATCTGCGAGTCGCAAAGATCGAATAAAAAATGGTGTTGCGAGTACGCGAATTTTCACAGTACTGGCTATTATTTTCTTTATCATTATGCTTGTTGTTTTAGTGATTGCCATCTACCTATCAACAGGTGGTAGTACAACTAATTCAAATCAAGAATTTTACAATGCAAGCAATGCTAGTAGTGCCGTTTCCTCTTCTTCAACAACGAGTGAGGAAAGTACAACATCTGAAAGTACTACAGATTCTAGCACAGAAACTACGACTTCGTCAGAAGCAGGAGATGGTTCAACCATTACTGTTGAAGCTGGGGAAGGAATTGGGAGTATCGCGGCCCGTGCTGGTATTTCAATTTCAGAGCTAGAACGTTTAAATCCGGATAAAATGGTTGGACCTGGTGGAACATGGTGGGCCAATCCTGGTGACATTGTTCGTATTAGATAA
- a CDS encoding ferredoxin: MNIKIIPERCIACGLCQTYSELFDYNDDGIVIFSDSEALEKEHPLTDSILKAAKSCPTKAIRLD, translated from the coding sequence ATGAATATAAAAATAATTCCGGAAAGATGCATTGCATGTGGTCTTTGCCAAACCTACTCAGAACTTTTTGATTACAATGATGACGGAATTGTCATCTTTTCTGATAGCGAAGCTTTAGAAAAAGAACACCCACTAACAGATAGCATCTTGAAAGCAGCAAAATCATGTCCCACAAAAGCGATTCGATTAGACTGA
- a CDS encoding EbsA family protein, with protein sequence MIKIFGKIRYHWQPEFSWGIIYWTMAFTPLFIALSLLLEKLKMSTLFFVLVSLSVLMCLLGTRRYFEIKEHHLRISTANPFKTKKLLMKDISRIEVSYLAIRIYSTSSPEGELYHMRKWPKKYFVNHIALHPEFSGEVVLVDHLIKQDYFEEYYSKQATSV encoded by the coding sequence ATGATAAAAATTTTTGGGAAAATACGTTATCACTGGCAACCAGAATTTTCGTGGGGAATCATATACTGGACAATGGCATTTACCCCGCTATTTATCGCTTTGTCGCTTCTATTAGAAAAGCTAAAAATGTCCACCTTATTTTTTGTGTTAGTCAGCCTTTCTGTTTTAATGTGCCTTCTTGGGACAAGACGGTATTTTGAAATAAAAGAACATCATTTAAGAATTTCCACTGCTAATCCTTTTAAAACAAAAAAACTACTGATGAAGGATATCAGTAGAATCGAAGTGTCCTATTTGGCGATTCGTATTTATTCAACAAGCTCTCCTGAGGGAGAACTCTATCATATGCGTAAATGGCCAAAAAAATATTTTGTGAATCACATAGCACTACATCCAGAGTTTTCAGGAGAGGTAGTATTAGTTGATCACCTAATCAAACAGGACTATTTTGAGGAGTATTATAGTAAGCAAGCAACCTCAGTCTAA